A DNA window from Acinetobacter sp. 10FS3-1 contains the following coding sequences:
- the tssK gene encoding type VI secretion system baseplate subunit TssK — translation MFKAEKILWGEGLFLRPQHFQLQDAYHEQRLNHTIRAISPFAHGIQSIEFDETQLGMQVLTLNKVEMIWQDGEIYQAPAQDLLPEPVQLDILNLQGEMQIYLALPMVQPNKQNVSYSDQAQSSRYHSHLSATHDLFTDATTAEITLLRRRAELKVFEISQEPQHQIDGYLYLPVGRIKRQSSGNFIFDHKFIPPILHIQANHSLLLSLQRTLNIIRAKIKTIQSNNRENEQKLIEFRSGDIVSFWLVNALNTAHASLNHILQYPIIHPERLYSELLRLTGSLLTFSTAYEVDQLPKYQHYHLSNSFSQLDTILRDLLDTIISNRYIAIPLKETRPSYWVGSLETDKITRDTRLYLAISSSVMPTQDLIAYVPIRFKVGNTVDVEQRVIAALPAIPIQHLIQVPTAIPVRSGVSYFEIEANNELYQHMLDSESVCIYIPNGFQDISIELIAVMKG, via the coding sequence ATGTTTAAAGCAGAAAAAATACTTTGGGGTGAGGGACTGTTTTTAAGGCCTCAACATTTTCAGTTACAGGATGCTTATCATGAGCAACGCCTGAATCATACCATTCGTGCGATCTCTCCTTTTGCTCATGGGATTCAGTCGATTGAATTTGATGAAACTCAGCTCGGAATGCAAGTTCTGACTTTAAATAAAGTGGAAATGATCTGGCAAGATGGAGAAATCTATCAGGCTCCTGCACAGGATTTATTACCTGAACCGGTACAACTCGATATTCTAAACTTACAGGGAGAAATGCAAATTTACCTGGCTCTACCAATGGTACAACCAAATAAACAGAATGTTAGTTATAGTGACCAAGCCCAGTCTAGCCGCTATCACTCACATCTCAGTGCAACCCACGACCTGTTTACTGATGCAACTACTGCTGAGATTACCCTGTTGCGTCGTCGTGCTGAATTAAAAGTTTTTGAAATCAGTCAAGAACCTCAACATCAGATAGATGGCTATCTTTATCTTCCTGTGGGACGGATTAAAAGACAAAGTTCAGGCAATTTTATTTTTGATCATAAATTCATTCCGCCAATTTTACATATTCAGGCTAATCATAGTCTTTTGCTTAGCTTGCAGCGAACACTCAATATTATTCGAGCAAAGATCAAAACTATCCAGAGCAATAATCGTGAAAACGAACAAAAGCTGATTGAATTCCGCTCTGGTGATATTGTATCTTTTTGGCTGGTCAATGCTTTAAATACAGCACATGCCAGCTTAAATCATATTTTACAATATCCTATCATTCATCCTGAACGTTTATATAGTGAGTTGCTCAGATTAACTGGCTCTTTACTGACTTTTTCTACAGCCTATGAGGTTGATCAGTTACCTAAATATCAGCACTACCACTTATCTAACAGTTTTAGCCAGCTGGATACTATTCTGAGAGATCTTCTAGATACGATTATTTCCAACCGTTATATCGCTATTCCATTGAAAGAGACCCGCCCATCCTACTGGGTAGGAAGTTTGGAAACCGATAAGATTACTCGAGATACCCGCCTTTATCTGGCGATTTCAAGTAGCGTCATGCCTACACAAGATTTGATTGCTTATGTCCCTATCCGTTTTAAAGTCGGAAATACGGTGGATGTTGAACAGCGCGTGATTGCTGCCCTGCCTGCAATTCCGATCCAGCATTTAATTCAAGTACCTACTGCAATTCCAGTACGTTCTGGTGTTAGCTATTTTGAAATTGAAGCAAATAATGAGCTATATCAGCATATGCTTGATTCAGAGTCAGTATGTATTTATATCCCGAACGGATTTCAGGATATCAGTATTGAATTAATTGCGGTCATGAAAGGATAA
- a CDS encoding M15 family metallopeptidase: MILIILSSFILLSFILILMQFYELRLQIQNFLLACVQQSKKQLIAMRKFIHQFKLAGSPEYLQSHWHLQQWWILIAGCVLFMSILIFSLTRPVTASVSEARYLKKVDPQIYALLEGQILTPPEEVDEGLILQALQEDDDTHQPVISAQSFNPNIQDVHLSYHQNLNQADRKWHKMNPRFKQRLLMVFKLMQEQHGYELVLLEGYRSPERQNSLATNSNITRARGFQSYHQFGLAADIAFKRNGKLIISERDPWAMQGYQLYGQIAESVGLTWGGRWKSIQDYGHTEYRMPGLKKTAEMAHQLTNEGNLQVNAALPLP, from the coding sequence ATGATTCTCATCATTCTTAGCAGCTTTATTTTACTAAGTTTTATTTTGATTCTGATGCAGTTTTATGAATTGAGACTTCAAATACAAAACTTTTTACTAGCATGTGTACAACAAAGTAAAAAGCAGCTCATTGCCATGAGAAAATTTATCCATCAATTTAAATTGGCAGGCTCTCCGGAATATCTGCAATCCCATTGGCATTTACAACAATGGTGGATTTTAATTGCCGGTTGTGTACTGTTTATGAGTATTTTAATTTTTTCATTGACCCGGCCTGTTACAGCCAGTGTGTCGGAAGCTCGCTATTTAAAGAAGGTTGATCCACAAATATATGCACTTTTAGAAGGTCAGATTTTGACACCACCAGAAGAAGTAGATGAAGGGCTAATCCTACAAGCTTTGCAGGAAGATGATGATACGCATCAACCTGTAATCTCTGCCCAAAGTTTTAATCCAAATATTCAGGATGTACACTTAAGCTATCATCAAAATTTAAACCAGGCTGATCGCAAATGGCACAAAATGAATCCTCGTTTTAAACAACGTTTATTAATGGTATTTAAACTGATGCAGGAACAGCATGGTTATGAACTGGTTCTGCTTGAAGGCTACCGGAGTCCTGAACGGCAGAATTCTTTGGCCACCAACAGCAATATCACGCGTGCCAGAGGTTTTCAAAGTTATCACCAGTTTGGTTTAGCCGCAGATATTGCTTTTAAACGTAATGGGAAATTGATCATTAGTGAGCGTGACCCTTGGGCTATGCAAGGCTATCAACTCTATGGCCAAATTGCGGAGTCAGTCGGACTAACGTGGGGTGGCCGCTGGAAATCTATTCAAGATTATGGACATACTGAATATCGCATGCCAGGTTTAAAGAAAACGGCTGAGATGGCTCATCAACTCACCAATGAGGGTAACTTACAAGTCAATGCTGCATTGCCTTTACCATAA
- the icmH gene encoding type IVB secretion system protein IcmH/DotU: MNTTTSPGPSLFDDGQIGSGQLFNQSTALKNNTTTNLIDLLYDGFYIVFLLKNHYIPAHPASFREKILEMLNYFEHQARKLQFSSEDIQDAKYAYCALLDETIVTQQDTHFFDLQNFWMLDPLQLSLFGSQLAGYRFFEHLEEIRQKDKERLAALEVYHYCLLLGFHGKYRLESIHTLNQFITQVGEQIDYLKGKKTPFSPFAALPDKIRHIIHRELPFVWVLVFLLLFTVLSFAGLKYILSSEGTKVLTQYQNMISVPTEQAYITIHLP; this comes from the coding sequence ATGAATACAACTACCAGTCCTGGACCTTCTCTATTTGATGATGGACAGATCGGTTCTGGACAGCTTTTTAACCAATCGACAGCTCTAAAAAATAATACGACAACCAACTTGATCGATTTGTTATATGATGGTTTTTATATCGTCTTTTTACTGAAAAATCATTATATTCCTGCTCATCCAGCCTCTTTCCGTGAAAAGATTCTAGAAATGCTGAATTACTTTGAGCATCAAGCACGAAAATTGCAATTTTCTTCAGAAGATATTCAAGATGCCAAGTATGCCTACTGTGCCTTATTGGATGAAACTATTGTCACCCAACAGGATACGCATTTTTTTGACTTGCAAAATTTCTGGATGCTGGATCCCCTGCAATTAAGTCTATTTGGTTCCCAACTGGCAGGTTACCGTTTCTTTGAACACTTAGAAGAAATCCGTCAGAAAGACAAAGAACGCCTAGCTGCTCTTGAAGTTTATCACTACTGCCTACTATTAGGTTTTCATGGTAAATACCGGCTTGAGTCCATTCATACTTTAAACCAGTTCATCACTCAGGTCGGAGAACAGATTGATTATCTAAAAGGTAAGAAAACTCCATTTTCTCCTTTTGCGGCATTACCCGACAAGATTAGACATATTATTCATCGTGAATTACCTTTTGTATGGGTTTTAGTTTTTCTGCTTTTGTTTACAGTCCTGAGCTTTGCCGGACTAAAATATATACTGTCCAGTGAAGGGACAAAGGTTTTAACTCAATACCAAAATATGATTAGTGTTCCAACCGAACAGGCTTATATCACGATTCATTTACCTTAG
- a CDS encoding alpha/beta fold hydrolase, whose translation MLLNYQIKTHESADLTPMVFIHGLFGSLSNLGMLARHFSKQRTVIQLDVRNHGLSDHSSEMNYAFMATDILETLSGLKIEKCIIVGHSMGGKIAMKLADLAPDQVEKMIVLDITPIQYHENHHAEIFKALFKVQQLQPNSRNEAAQMMRDYIQEEMVIQFLLKSFNKGQWLFNVPALFDSYEEIIAWEKIEKNEIPVLFLRGANSSYISRPEHFDAIHEQFGQAKIEVIENAGHWLHGEKTADVLTHMQSFIDEK comes from the coding sequence ATGCTCTTAAATTATCAAATAAAAACACATGAAAGTGCTGACTTAACGCCTATGGTATTTATTCACGGCTTATTTGGGAGTTTGAGTAATTTAGGCATGCTAGCTCGACATTTTTCTAAACAGAGAACTGTCATTCAACTGGATGTCCGTAATCATGGTTTATCTGATCACTCCTCAGAGATGAACTATGCATTTATGGCCACCGATATTTTAGAAACGCTATCTGGTTTAAAAATTGAGAAGTGTATTATAGTCGGGCATTCAATGGGTGGAAAAATTGCCATGAAGTTGGCAGATCTCGCTCCAGATCAAGTAGAAAAAATGATTGTTCTTGATATTACACCCATCCAGTATCATGAAAATCACCATGCTGAAATCTTTAAAGCTTTATTTAAAGTTCAACAGCTACAGCCGAATTCCCGTAATGAAGCCGCTCAAATGATGCGTGATTATATTCAGGAAGAGATGGTGATTCAGTTTCTTTTAAAGTCATTTAATAAAGGGCAGTGGTTATTCAACGTTCCGGCGCTTTTTGATTCTTATGAGGAAATTATTGCTTGGGAAAAAATAGAAAAAAATGAAATACCTGTACTTTTTTTAAGAGGTGCGAATTCATCTTATATTTCAAGACCGGAACATTTTGACGCGATTCACGAGCAGTTTGGTCAAGCAAAAATTGAAGTTATTGAAAATGCAGGGCATTGGTTACATGGTGAAAAGACGGCTGATGTATTAACGCACATGCAAAGCTTTATTGATGAAAAATAA